TATCCTTATTCGGAAGCTGATGGGCAGGGAGGTTGAAAAAACCCCGGAAAACTGGAGGTGTTTTGGTATGAAAGTTCGAATTGAAGACAATTGCACGGCGTGCGGTTTGTGTGTCAATACCTGTCCGGAAGTCTTCACAATGGGACAGGACAAGGCGGAAGTCCTGGTCGAGACAGTGCCGCCGATGTATGAAGAGGCGGTCGAGCAGGCCGCCGACGAGTGTCCCGTCGAAGCCATCATTGTCGAATAATCTCCGCTTTCAGGCCGACAATTCTCTGGAACGCCGGGCCGCCGCCAAAAGGGCCTGCCGCACCATCGGACCGAAAGAATACTCCCCGAAAACCTTCAGGGCCGCTTCCGTTGTCCCTCCCGGTGAAGTCACCTTTTTTCGCAGGATATCCGGTGTTTCCCCCCGGCCGGCGGCCTCCTCCGCCAGAAGTGCCGCCCCTTTGGCTGTCTGAAGAACAAGGGTTCGGGCGGTCGCCTCATCCAGCCCCAGCTCCGCAGCGGCCTTGAGCATCTCCTCCATCAGCAGGAAAAAGTACGCCGGCCCCGACCCGCTGACCGCCGTGACGGCATCGAGCAGCTCCTCGTATTCCGCCACAACCGTTTTGCCGACCGATTCAAATATCCGCAGGACATCCTGCATCTGCTGCGGCGAAGCTCCGGCATTGTACAGGGCGCTGGCGCCTGCCGAGACCATCGCGGGGGTATTGGGCATCACCCGGATAATCGGATTCTGAGACAGAAACGAGCGGATTTTGGCCGTTCGAACTCCGGCGGCAATCGAAATCACAAGCGCTCCGCGGCGGATACTGCCGGCGATTTCCTCCAGAACAGCGGCCATCTGCTGGGGTTTGACGGCCAAAATGACAATGTCGGCCTGTCCGGCCGCCGCACGATTGTCCGCTGCGGTATGAACACCATATGTCCGGCGGAGAAACTCCAACCGTTCTGCAAGGACATCCGAGACCCAAATCTGCTCCGGCTGATAAAGCCCCTGCTGCAAAAGCCCTTTCAGAAGGGCCTGTGCCATATTTCCGCCGCCGATAAATCCGAGTATTTTATTCTCCATTGTGTCGGCCTTTCTGAATACGGACCATTTTTTGGGCTATTGTATGCATCAGCCGGTCAGCAAGTCAAACTGTTCCGGACTAAGCGTCCGCCGGAGCTTCTGGAGTGCCTGAAGTTCAATCTGGCGGACCCGCTCCTTGCTCAGCCCCAGCACATCCCCGATTTCTTTGAGCGTCTTGGGCTTGGGGGGAATGACTCCCTCACTGAGGGGAAAACGATTCATCACGACAAAGCGTTCGCGTTCATCCAGCTCCCGTTCAATAATATCCAGCAGACTGCGCTGGGCCTGTTCGACGGCCCCAAAATCCGGCGCAGCCTTCCCTTCCGACGGCTGGGCCACGCGGGACAAATCCGACCCCCCGGCCCGGTCCGGACGGGCGGTCTCAGCGGGGATGCGGCGGGCAAAATCCTTGGCAATCGCCAGAGCCGCATACGTGCTGAAACGATAGCCCTTGGTGTAATCAAATTTTTCCAGAGCCGCAATCAGCGACAGATTCCCCTCTCCGACCAAATCCCCGACGGAAGCCCCGAACTGACTGTGTCTGCCCGCCACACGAATCACCAGCGGCATATTCACCTGCAGGAGGAAATGCTGCGTCTGCTCCGCCATTGCCAGATAGGTTTCAATTCGGCGCAGCTGCCGGCTGGACGGATGAGCCGGCTGAATCTGCGACCGTTCCGTGAATGCCAGGTATTTCAAATAATTGTATCGTCGAAACAGCGCCGTCTCCTCCGCACGGCTGAGCACCGAAGGAGGGGCCGCCGAAAGGTCTTTCAAGAGAACATCCGTCGATTCAACGATTGCGCGGTACGCATCCGGAGCGTGAAAGTCCGGGCTGTCCACATACTCCAGTTTCAGCCCGAGCAGTTCTTTGGCCCGCTGCTGATTAATGATTCGATGAACAGAGCTGCAGCTTAACCCAAACCGCTCCATCAGCTGCCGAACCGGCGTCTTCTGCTTATAAAGTTTGTACAGGGCGGCACGGTCTTTGGGACTCAGACGGCCGAACGGTCGGGCAAATACGGCCTTTTCCGGAAACTGCCGGTCATGTTCAGCCAGAATTAACCGCACCGTCTCCCGGGCCCGACCGAGACGTCGGGCAACCTCCTGCAAAATCGGCTCTTTCGCACGGGTCGGCCTGGCCTTCTGCAGCTGGGCCGCCATCTCAATCACAGTTTGCTTTTCTTTCTCACTAAGACGGGAAAATCCTTTTGCCCTGGCAAGCCGCTCCGGATGAGAGGAAACAAACTGATTGACAGCAGACTCCAGAAATGCCAGTCTTCTGCGCCCGTCCGGAAAAAGGCAGTGTTTACCCAGAAGCCCCTGCTTCTGCCAGCGCCGAACCGTTTTGCCGGAGACGGAAAACCGCTGGGCCAATTGAGAAACGGTATAGAGCGGCTCGTTTTGTTCGGCAGCGGACAGCTCCATCCGGCGGCTCAGCTGCATCGAAAAAACCCGCAGGTCATCCAGAAGCCGACGTCCGGGAATCAAAAGGTCCGCAAGAGCCCCATGAACTCGTCGTCCCCTAAGTCGAAAAACAATGAAATCGAATGGATACTCTTTACGCGGGTCCAAAAGTAGAAGAAGTTTTTCTATATTATCCAGAATTTTTTTCTGTTCCTGGCGGGAAACCTTCTGAAAAGGTTCCAACAATTGACGCAGGGCTGGGTGTTGAATCTGTATTGCCATAAAGGGATTATGGAGTCTGAAAAGGAACAAGGCAAGGGGTTTCCTCAGCAAGCGACACGAAAACCTTAAGCTGTTTTTAATTGACCGAAAAAACAAAGTTGATAAGATGAGGCGGCTTTTGATTTGGTCTTTGAGGTCAGTGATAACGGGGATTCATGAGCGACTATATCGTTTTAGTCAAACAAGTACCGGATGTTTCTCAGATTACGGACAATGCCTTTGACCCCAATACAGGCAATCTCATCCGAACCCGCCTGCCGAGTGTAATTAATGAATTAGATGCCCAAGCCCTTGCCTTTGCCCGCCGAATGGCTTTCCTGGCCGGTGACCAAAACGCCCGGATTATCGCCCTGACAATGGGTCCCCCAATGGCCGCAGAGGTCCTTCGCTACTGTCTGGCCCGCTGTGCCGATACCGCTATCCTCCTGACGGACAAGGCATTAGGCGGGGCTGACACCTGGGCCACAGCCAACCCGCTGGCCTGGGCCATCCGAAAAATCGCCAAAGAAATGTTTCAGGACTCGCCGGACTACTATATCGTAGCCGGTATGCAGTCCGTGGACGGCGATACAGCCCAGGTTCCTCCCCAAATTGCCGAAGAAATGAATATCCCCTGTGTTTCTTATATTACCGATGCTCACTTTCAGCAGGGGCGGTTCACTTTTACACGAATCATCTCCGGCGGCAGCCAAATCGTTCAGCTGCGGCGGATGCCGGCGGTTTTGACAGTCGCCAAATACGAATATCCCCTGTTCGCCTCCTTCCAAAGAACCCGTCAGGCCTCCAAAATCCCTCTGATTCAATGGGATGCCCGAACCATTCAGGCCAAGGCCGTCGGTGTGGAGGGCTCAAAAACCCGGGTGATTCGGGTCTTCCCGCCCGGAAAGACAACCCGCAAATGTCAGCCGGTTCATTCCGCCAAAGAACTCGCCCAGGTCATTGCCCAATCCCTGCGGCAGGCCTCCGCCGGCGAACAGGCCCAGGAAAAAGGCCGGCCGGTCTATCTTCTGCCCGCCAGACGAAAAAGCCCCTTTGACCGCTCCTTCGAAGGAACCGTCAAGGAATTGGAAGACTTCCAGGTCCTCTCCCAAATCCTTCAGGAAATGAAGATTACCCGCCCGGAAGAAATCACAGACCAGGTCTGCGAAAGAATCCTTCAGGACCCCCGCGTAGATTTTCACAAAAAAGCCCTCGAGGATATGCTGGAGGGATATCGTCAGACCGAACCGACCTACAAAGGAGAGGTCTGGGTGGTTGCCGAGCAGGACGAAAACGGCATCCATCCGGCGGTTTTCGAACTGCTGGGCAAGGCCCGCGAACTGGCGGATTCTCTGGAGGTCCAGACCGGCGTCGTGCTGGCCGGCAAATCCGTCCGGGCTTTGGCCGATTCGCTGATTGCCGCCGGTGCGGACAAGGTCTATCTGCTCGAACACCCTCTTCTGGAACCCTTTGACCCCTTTGTCTGGCGAAAGGCCGTCGCGGACGTCTGGGAGAAATACCGCCCGCAGATTGTCCTGTTTGCCGCCACCCCGCAGGGGCGGGTGCTGGCCCCGATGGTTTCCTACCGAACCGGCTGCGGGCTTACGGCCGACTGCACCGGTCTGGATATCCGCGACAGCAGCCGCAAAAAACAAATCGCCATCCTTTTCCAGACGCGTCCGGCCCTCGGGGGCAATGTGATGGCAACTATCTGCACGAAGGATTCCCCCTGCCAGATGGCCACTGCCCGCCCGGGTGTAATGCAGCGGCTCAAAGACAATCCTTCCCGCAAAGGAATCATCCTCCCTCATCCGCCGGCCCTGACAACGGAAGACCTTTCCCTGGAGGTTCTGCGGACGGAAAAAGGCACCGGAAAGGTGCATTTCGACAGCGACTGCATCGTCAGCGGCGGCAAGGGAATGCAGAACCGGGACAACTACGACCGGCTTCTGAATACACTTTGTACAGCCATTCGTGAACGCTTCGGTGTATCCGTAGAAAAAGGGGCTTCCCGCACAGCAGTTGAACAGGGTTTTGCCGAGCGGATTTATCAGGTCGGCCAGACCGGTACGGCCGTCGGTCCAAAACTGTATATCGCCGTCGGCATCTCCGGAGCCATTCAGCATATGATCGGCATCGCCAATACCGAAACAATCGTGGCGATTAATACAGACCCGCACGCACCGATTTTCAAGCAGTGCGATTATTACCTTATCGGCAGCGCTGAACAAGTGATCCCTCAACTGGCGGAAGAATTGAGGACAATGGGATGAGCACACCGCAGGCAAATCCTGTTTCGGTTTTGATTATCGGGGCCGGACCGGCGGGCCTGTCGGCGGCCATTCATCTGAAAAAGAACCATCCGCAACTGGATGTGGTTGTCATTGACAAGGCCGCCGGGCCGGGCCATCACAATCTGTCCGGCGCCGTGGCAGAATCCGCAGCCCTCGAGCGGCTGCTGAACCCGATTGACCCAAACTGGCAAACCTCCGAACAGGCCAAAAAAGTGCTCATCGGGCAGGTTCAGCAGGATGACCTGCTCTTTATGGCCGGACAATGCGCCGCATTCAAAATCCTGCCCGCCGTGTATCTGGCCAAAACCCTGGGGCTGGGATTCGGCCAGCTGAGCCATCGCGGAGACTGGATTTGTTCACTGAGCCGCCTGACCGTTTGGCTGTGCGAATTGGCGCAAAAGGCGGGCGTCGAGGTCCTGCACGGCTTTGCCGCCGGCGAAATCCTCTGGAACGAGCAAACCCATCTGGCCGAGGGCATTCGGCTGGTGGATCAGGGACTCGACAAAGAAGGACATCCGCAGCCCAACTTCCTGCCCGGGGAAATCATCCCGGCCCGGATGATCCTGATTGCCGAAGGTTGCGACGGACAAATCGCCGAGCAATTCATCCAAAAGGCCGGACTGCGGCGGCAATGCCCCCAGCTGTTTTCGCTGGGTGTTAAGGAATTGATTAAGGTCTCGCCGCAACAGTACGAGGCATTCGGCTCAGGGCGCGTCGTTCATGCGATGGGCTATCCGCTCTGGACACCGCTGATCGGCCCGGGGATGTTCGGCGGCGGGATTATGTATCCGATGGGAGCCGAACAGATTGCCGTCGGGATGATTGTCGGGCTGGACTATCCGTATTACGATTTTAATCCGCAGGACGCCCTGACGCTCTTTAAGGAGCACCGGTGGGTGCGGCGGTTTATCGAGGGCGGCAAGGTCGTCGAAGGCGGCGCCAAAATGATACCCGAAGGCGGCTTTTATGCCCTGCCGCGCTGCCCGCAGACCGGCTCCATCGGCAAAAGCAACGTCTGCCTTCTGGGCGACAGTGCGGGGTTCGTGAATATGCTCAAAATCAAGGGCATTCACAACGCCGTCTATTCGGGTCTGGCCGCCGCGGAAGCCGTCGGGGCCAATCTGGACACACCGGCGGCCGTCGCCCGATGCTACACACGGCTGCTGGAGGAAAACGGCGTCTTAAAAGAAATGGCCTCCGCCAAAAACTTCCGCCAGACCGTCGCCAAATTCGGCCCGCTGCAGGGGCTGCCTTTGTCCGTTCTGGGAGACTGGCTGCCCCGATTTTCCGTTGAACCCGACTGGCAGGCCATGCGCCGGCGGCGCTATCGGCTCAAACCGCCTGTGCGGTTTGACAAAGACACCTTCACGGCTGTCGCCGGCACGGCTCATCGGGAGGAACAGCCCTGCCACCTGACGATACGCGATGCGGCCGTGTGCAAAGAGAAATGTCAGCCGACTTTTGAAGCCCCCTGCATCACCTTCTGTCCGGCGGGCGTGTATGAATCCATTCAGGGCATCGTCAAACCGGCTAATCCTTCCAATTGTCTGCACTGCAAAACCTGTCAGAGGAAATGCCCGTTTGACAATATCCGCTGGCGGTGTCCGGAACCGACCGGCGGCCCGAAATACAAAACGATGTAGTCGGATGTTCGACCCCTGTCAGGGCCAAAACGCCGCCGCCGCAATCAAAAGCCAAATCAGAACCCCCATCAGGATTTTCAGGAACGCCCCAGCCGCCGTGCCCAGACCGGCTCCGATGCCGGACTGGATGGAAATCTGTCGGGGCTTTCCGGAACGGCGTTCGAACGCCCAGGCGGCCAGACCCGCCCCGATGCAGCCGCCCAGCAGCGTGCCCGCAAAAGGAACGGGAATGAAAATCGTGCCCAACACCGCCCCCGCCATCGCTCCGCCGACAGCTGCCAACGAGGCCTTCCAGCCCGCCCCGGCTCTTCTCGCCCCTGCCAGACCCGCCCAAAACTCGGCCAGCTCTCCCAACAGGGCCAGCACAGCCGCTGCCGCCAGTGTCCAAACGGAAAAAATTCCGCGTTCCGCCTGCCACCAGGCAAACCCCGCCGTCGTCAGCACCATCAGCCAGTTGCCCGGCAGATAAAAAAAGCCCAGCACCAGCCAGAAGGCGTTCACCAAAATCAGCAATACCAGATAGACATAAATCATAACGGTGGATTGACCTTTTTTCCGTACACGATTACGCTGACTATCAGCATACGATAAAAAGAGCGATAGAGGAAACAAAAACCGATGAAAAGCCGGTTGG
The Anaerohalosphaeraceae bacterium genome window above contains:
- a CDS encoding ferredoxin, with protein sequence MKVRIEDNCTACGLCVNTCPEVFTMGQDKAEVLVETVPPMYEEAVEQAADECPVEAIIVE
- the proC gene encoding pyrroline-5-carboxylate reductase gives rise to the protein MENKILGFIGGGNMAQALLKGLLQQGLYQPEQIWVSDVLAERLEFLRRTYGVHTAADNRAAAGQADIVILAVKPQQMAAVLEEIAGSIRRGALVISIAAGVRTAKIRSFLSQNPIIRVMPNTPAMVSAGASALYNAGASPQQMQDVLRIFESVGKTVVAEYEELLDAVTAVSGSGPAYFFLLMEEMLKAAAELGLDEATARTLVLQTAKGAALLAEEAAGRGETPDILRKKVTSPGGTTEAALKVFGEYSFGPMVRQALLAAARRSRELSA
- a CDS encoding sigma-70 family RNA polymerase sigma factor, translating into MIPGRRLLDDLRVFSMQLSRRMELSAAEQNEPLYTVSQLAQRFSVSGKTVRRWQKQGLLGKHCLFPDGRRRLAFLESAVNQFVSSHPERLARAKGFSRLSEKEKQTVIEMAAQLQKARPTRAKEPILQEVARRLGRARETVRLILAEHDRQFPEKAVFARPFGRLSPKDRAALYKLYKQKTPVRQLMERFGLSCSSVHRIINQQRAKELLGLKLEYVDSPDFHAPDAYRAIVESTDVLLKDLSAAPPSVLSRAEETALFRRYNYLKYLAFTERSQIQPAHPSSRQLRRIETYLAMAEQTQHFLLQVNMPLVIRVAGRHSQFGASVGDLVGEGNLSLIAALEKFDYTKGYRFSTYAALAIAKDFARRIPAETARPDRAGGSDLSRVAQPSEGKAAPDFGAVEQAQRSLLDIIERELDERERFVVMNRFPLSEGVIPPKPKTLKEIGDVLGLSKERVRQIELQALQKLRRTLSPEQFDLLTG
- a CDS encoding FAD-binding protein encodes the protein MSDYIVLVKQVPDVSQITDNAFDPNTGNLIRTRLPSVINELDAQALAFARRMAFLAGDQNARIIALTMGPPMAAEVLRYCLARCADTAILLTDKALGGADTWATANPLAWAIRKIAKEMFQDSPDYYIVAGMQSVDGDTAQVPPQIAEEMNIPCVSYITDAHFQQGRFTFTRIISGGSQIVQLRRMPAVLTVAKYEYPLFASFQRTRQASKIPLIQWDARTIQAKAVGVEGSKTRVIRVFPPGKTTRKCQPVHSAKELAQVIAQSLRQASAGEQAQEKGRPVYLLPARRKSPFDRSFEGTVKELEDFQVLSQILQEMKITRPEEITDQVCERILQDPRVDFHKKALEDMLEGYRQTEPTYKGEVWVVAEQDENGIHPAVFELLGKARELADSLEVQTGVVLAGKSVRALADSLIAAGADKVYLLEHPLLEPFDPFVWRKAVADVWEKYRPQIVLFAATPQGRVLAPMVSYRTGCGLTADCTGLDIRDSSRKKQIAILFQTRPALGGNVMATICTKDSPCQMATARPGVMQRLKDNPSRKGIILPHPPALTTEDLSLEVLRTEKGTGKVHFDSDCIVSGGKGMQNRDNYDRLLNTLCTAIRERFGVSVEKGASRTAVEQGFAERIYQVGQTGTAVGPKLYIAVGISGAIQHMIGIANTETIVAINTDPHAPIFKQCDYYLIGSAEQVIPQLAEELRTMG
- a CDS encoding electron-transfer flavoprotein:ubiquinone oxidoreductase, with the protein product MSTPQANPVSVLIIGAGPAGLSAAIHLKKNHPQLDVVVIDKAAGPGHHNLSGAVAESAALERLLNPIDPNWQTSEQAKKVLIGQVQQDDLLFMAGQCAAFKILPAVYLAKTLGLGFGQLSHRGDWICSLSRLTVWLCELAQKAGVEVLHGFAAGEILWNEQTHLAEGIRLVDQGLDKEGHPQPNFLPGEIIPARMILIAEGCDGQIAEQFIQKAGLRRQCPQLFSLGVKELIKVSPQQYEAFGSGRVVHAMGYPLWTPLIGPGMFGGGIMYPMGAEQIAVGMIVGLDYPYYDFNPQDALTLFKEHRWVRRFIEGGKVVEGGAKMIPEGGFYALPRCPQTGSIGKSNVCLLGDSAGFVNMLKIKGIHNAVYSGLAAAEAVGANLDTPAAVARCYTRLLEENGVLKEMASAKNFRQTVAKFGPLQGLPLSVLGDWLPRFSVEPDWQAMRRRRYRLKPPVRFDKDTFTAVAGTAHREEQPCHLTIRDAAVCKEKCQPTFEAPCITFCPAGVYESIQGIVKPANPSNCLHCKTCQRKCPFDNIRWRCPEPTGGPKYKTM
- a CDS encoding DUF456 family protein, translated to MIYVYLVLLILVNAFWLVLGFFYLPGNWLMVLTTAGFAWWQAERGIFSVWTLAAAAVLALLGELAEFWAGLAGARRAGAGWKASLAAVGGAMAGAVLGTIFIPVPFAGTLLGGCIGAGLAAWAFERRSGKPRQISIQSGIGAGLGTAAGAFLKILMGVLIWLLIAAAAFWP